A genomic region of Phosphitispora fastidiosa contains the following coding sequences:
- a CDS encoding glycosyltransferase family 2 protein produces MISDNPKVGVVICNWNKKDYVLNCIKSVLEQNYDNYDLYVVDNASSDGSVEAIRENFPQINLIVNKENLGGSGGFNTGLKRIMKEGKYKYSYLLDNDVILDSNALKELITVVEKDSQIGMVGSAIYQMDYPDKLQTLGAFIDWQKAETKPHLVGVTEDLVPKGNFEVDYVIACSLLVRNECLNRVGLMDQDYFLYFDEIDWCTRIKKAGYKILAVPSSKVWHKMGSRFKNSNLPSYYYWRNKIFFLNRHTQNEQWEKTNYGILTSLYQAVFTSKYFGKKNVAKTLMTAFSDLLANKRGKKNDLPQSKPERAPNPFKEIEGSVCRVLILGNVTVKMLNEVRGILEECAEIKDYTVLLPQGSSGKEGVLYSGITIAREWQQLDGIYDVVLFGSSQVFADRGWKMWRRKVDKLNPKQFVLFDGYGNYLRLNLGTRLVTDLYAFLFNFMKVTVFPLWVRKLKAIKVRDEILANNGS; encoded by the coding sequence ATGATTTCTGATAATCCTAAAGTCGGTGTTGTAATCTGTAACTGGAATAAAAAAGATTATGTCTTAAATTGCATAAAATCAGTACTTGAACAGAACTATGACAATTACGACCTTTATGTAGTCGATAATGCTTCGTCAGATGGTTCTGTTGAAGCCATAAGAGAGAATTTCCCCCAGATAAATTTGATTGTTAATAAAGAAAACCTCGGTGGGTCCGGCGGATTTAACACTGGACTTAAACGAATAATGAAAGAAGGAAAATACAAATATTCATATCTATTGGATAATGATGTTATTTTAGATAGTAATGCTTTAAAAGAATTAATTACAGTAGTGGAAAAAGACTCTCAAATCGGTATGGTGGGGTCTGCTATTTATCAGATGGATTATCCTGATAAACTACAGACGCTGGGTGCATTTATAGATTGGCAAAAAGCTGAAACAAAGCCTCACTTAGTAGGTGTGACTGAAGACCTGGTTCCGAAAGGAAATTTTGAAGTTGATTATGTGATAGCATGTTCACTTCTGGTACGAAACGAGTGTTTGAACAGGGTAGGTTTGATGGACCAGGATTATTTTCTCTATTTTGACGAAATTGATTGGTGTACGAGAATAAAAAAAGCAGGCTATAAAATTTTGGCTGTGCCATCTTCGAAAGTATGGCACAAAATGGGTTCCCGTTTTAAAAATTCGAATTTACCGTCTTATTACTATTGGCGAAATAAAATATTCTTTCTTAACAGACATACTCAGAATGAACAATGGGAAAAAACCAATTACGGTATTTTGACAAGTTTGTATCAGGCTGTATTTACTTCGAAGTATTTTGGTAAAAAGAATGTAGCCAAAACGCTTATGACAGCATTTTCCGATTTACTGGCTAACAAAAGGGGTAAAAAGAATGACCTCCCTCAGTCAAAACCGGAACGAGCCCCTAATCCTTTTAAAGAGATTGAAGGCAGTGTTTGCCGTGTATTGATATTAGGAAATGTGACTGTAAAGATGTTGAATGAGGTCAGGGGAATTTTGGAGGAGTGTGCGGAGATAAAAGATTATACCGTCTTGTTGCCGCAGGGTTCATCAGGCAAAGAAGGCGTATTGTATTCGGGAATAACTATTGCCCGTGAATGGCAGCAGCTAGATGGTATCTATGATGTAGTGCTGTTTGGAAGCAGCCAGGTATTTGCTGACAGGGGATGGAAAATGTGGCGGCGAAAGGTAGATAAATTGAATCCTAAACAATTTGTTCTGTTTGACGGATACGGTAATTACCTGAGACTTAATTTGGGAACCCGTTTGGTGACTGATTTATATGCGTTTTTGTTTAATTTTATGAAAGTCACAGTTTTTCCTTTGTGGGTAAGGAAACTGAAGGCAATTAAGGTTCGAGATGAAATCTTAGCAAACAATGGGAGTTGA
- a CDS encoding sugar phosphate nucleotidyltransferase — MKAIILAAGACRRLRPYTDNIPKCLVDVGPKAILGHQLDAIIAGGITEVVIVVGYLKEQIYDYISRNYPALKVKFIVNEQYGITNTLYSLWLTKEEMAGSDFLYFNADVIFHPEVIHMLTSKNETCMAVDFKKCGEEEVKVILNGQAIMEIGKKLDVHKAAGEFIGIARFNQEINPVFITKLEEGVQKGHGNAFFELAVDEMLSEVNISAIDISHLPSIEIDFPEDLEAARKVIYPRIAENGKTYLDEVAAAREGA; from the coding sequence TTGAAGGCTATTATCCTTGCAGCAGGGGCTTGTCGCAGATTAAGACCTTATACTGACAATATCCCTAAATGCCTGGTGGATGTTGGACCTAAAGCCATCCTGGGTCACCAGCTGGATGCAATTATTGCGGGCGGTATTACTGAAGTTGTTATTGTTGTGGGATACCTTAAAGAGCAGATATATGATTATATAAGCCGCAATTACCCTGCGTTAAAAGTGAAGTTTATTGTAAATGAGCAGTATGGGATAACAAATACCTTATACTCATTGTGGCTGACAAAAGAAGAAATGGCAGGAAGTGATTTCCTTTATTTTAATGCTGATGTAATATTTCACCCTGAAGTAATCCACATGCTGACTTCTAAAAATGAGACATGTATGGCAGTTGATTTCAAAAAATGCGGTGAGGAAGAAGTAAAGGTTATCTTAAATGGACAGGCAATTATGGAAATTGGTAAGAAACTGGATGTACATAAGGCGGCAGGCGAATTTATCGGGATAGCAAGGTTCAATCAAGAGATTAACCCTGTATTTATCACTAAATTAGAAGAAGGAGTGCAAAAAGGGCACGGGAATGCGTTTTTTGAACTCGCAGTGGATGAAATGCTCTCAGAAGTCAATATAAGCGCCATAGATATCTCTCATTTGCCCTCTATAGAAATTGATTTTCCCGAGGACCTTGAGGCTGCGCGGAAAGTAATCTACCCGAGAATAGCGGAAAACGGGAAAACTTATCTGGATGAAGTGGCAGCAGCCCGTGAAGGGGCTTAA
- a CDS encoding ATP-grasp domain-containing protein: MVNFLFTSVGRRVELIKYFCRWGKVISADISPLAPAAHFTDKHYQIPRFNDEQYIPSLLEICKREKISGLIPLLEPEFLVLAAHRDSFASVGTTLILSSDEALEICQDKYQTYRFFCSGGIKSPATYLPEEIPSKCRFPLFIKPRSGMGSTNTFRVNNKKELKFFLQYVPNPVIQEFIEGVEYTMDVLNDFTGKTIAVVPRERIEVRTGEVSKSRTVKDIELINLTVEVAEKLGGIGPLTIQAFKKAEGQVLFTEINPRFGGGVPLAIAAGVNYPQLLARMIQKEKLQPLKHTFKDGLYILRYDEALFLDEDNLSQITRKDLVKEQ; the protein is encoded by the coding sequence ATGGTTAATTTCCTGTTTACCAGTGTTGGGCGCAGAGTGGAATTGATTAAATATTTTTGCCGGTGGGGTAAGGTAATATCTGCCGATATCAGCCCATTGGCCCCGGCGGCACATTTTACAGATAAACATTATCAGATACCCAGGTTCAATGATGAACAATACATTCCGTCACTGCTGGAAATATGTAAAAGGGAAAAAATCAGTGGCCTGATACCCTTGTTGGAGCCGGAGTTTCTGGTTCTGGCGGCTCACAGGGATTCATTTGCATCTGTCGGAACGACCCTGATACTTTCGTCAGATGAGGCCCTGGAGATTTGTCAGGATAAGTACCAGACATACCGGTTTTTTTGTTCAGGCGGTATCAAATCTCCGGCTACTTATCTACCGGAAGAGATTCCATCAAAGTGCCGGTTTCCGCTTTTCATTAAACCCAGAAGCGGTATGGGCAGCACAAATACCTTTCGGGTAAACAATAAAAAAGAACTGAAGTTCTTTCTTCAATATGTCCCCAATCCGGTTATCCAGGAATTTATCGAGGGCGTTGAATATACGATGGATGTATTGAATGATTTTACCGGGAAAACGATTGCCGTAGTCCCAAGGGAAAGGATTGAGGTGCGCACGGGAGAGGTGAGCAAATCCCGTACGGTAAAAGACATTGAGCTTATCAACCTTACTGTCGAAGTCGCGGAAAAGCTGGGAGGTATTGGTCCTCTTACGATACAGGCGTTTAAAAAAGCTGAGGGGCAAGTGCTTTTTACTGAAATTAACCCAAGATTTGGCGGCGGGGTGCCGCTGGCGATTGCAGCCGGGGTTAATTACCCGCAGCTATTGGCCCGAATGATACAGAAGGAAAAACTTCAGCCTCTGAAACATACTTTTAAGGATGGCTTATACATACTTCGGTATGATGAGGCCCTATTTCTGGATGAAGATAATTTAAGTCAAATAACGAGAAAAGACCTGGTTAAGGAGCAGTAA
- a CDS encoding HAD family hydrolase — protein MPLENTNKLPKTVNPKAVVFDLDDTLYDERQFVSSGFKAVAQYLAGSYGLNNQKLFLQMQQLLCEEGRGRIFDRVLLDNGLDSSLVSLLVEVYRSHKPVLEFYPDAGEILRDLKISIPYLKGSNWESAPEIARDLKFEIKLGLITDGAAGVQWNKIKALGLEDMMDIIIVSDDFGTECWKPSPVPYQRVMDKLGVVPESCVYIGDNPEKDFVTARKLGWHTVRIWRPGGMCFAIKKDLLYEADFEITDLQQLKPILLNLWTLKEDG, from the coding sequence ATGCCTTTAGAGAATACTAATAAGCTGCCCAAAACAGTTAATCCTAAAGCGGTTGTCTTCGACCTCGATGATACCCTGTATGATGAAAGACAGTTTGTGTCCAGCGGCTTCAAGGCTGTGGCCCAATACCTGGCCGGCAGCTACGGGTTAAATAACCAAAAACTGTTTCTGCAGATGCAGCAGCTGCTGTGTGAAGAGGGCAGGGGCAGGATTTTTGACCGGGTGCTCCTGGATAATGGGCTGGATTCCTCACTGGTGAGCCTGCTCGTGGAGGTTTATCGCAGCCACAAACCGGTACTTGAGTTTTACCCTGATGCCGGGGAAATCCTCAGGGATTTAAAGATAAGTATACCTTATTTAAAGGGAAGTAACTGGGAAAGTGCACCGGAAATTGCCCGCGATTTAAAATTTGAAATAAAGCTGGGGCTCATCACTGACGGCGCTGCCGGTGTCCAGTGGAACAAAATAAAGGCCCTTGGCCTGGAAGACATGATGGATATAATTATCGTCAGCGACGACTTCGGAACTGAGTGTTGGAAACCCAGTCCGGTTCCTTATCAGAGGGTTATGGACAAATTGGGTGTTGTGCCGGAATCATGCGTATACATCGGAGATAACCCGGAAAAAGACTTTGTTACTGCCAGGAAACTTGGCTGGCACACGGTTAGGATATGGAGACCGGGCGGGATGTGTTTTGCAATCAAAAAAGACCTGCTCTATGAAGCGGACTTTGAGATAACTGATTTACAGCAGTTGAAACCGATTCTGCTTAATCTCTGGACACTTAAGGAGGACGGCTAA
- a CDS encoding CDP-alcohol phosphatidyltransferase family protein, giving the protein MINNVISRYRSFKERYIVTERRRHEYFINRYYAHIIDPFFTKLVFDLKMTPNMVTILSFLIGTTAALSFATYHWVAGAILLQLHHFLDGADGNLARLTNRCTPFGAKLDKICDQILRLFLFVSIAWAVDVPIWVKAAFVGTIYLDVIVIQYYVVPFMKNHTLVRAPWKQWFLDRGIIPSFDIFTIYFLISVFALLGKLDILVYIVIVGKNLDWLYRVYECRKSKLIYGEE; this is encoded by the coding sequence ATGATAAACAATGTTATTAGCAGGTACAGGAGTTTTAAAGAGCGGTATATAGTTACTGAACGAAGGAGGCATGAATACTTTATCAACAGGTATTATGCCCACATTATTGACCCGTTTTTTACCAAGCTGGTTTTTGACCTGAAAATGACTCCAAATATGGTGACAATTTTATCTTTTTTAATAGGAACTACAGCAGCGCTGTCTTTTGCAACTTATCACTGGGTAGCCGGGGCGATACTATTACAACTGCATCACTTTCTTGATGGAGCTGATGGTAATCTGGCCCGCCTGACTAACCGGTGTACACCTTTTGGGGCCAAGCTTGACAAGATTTGTGATCAGATTTTAAGACTGTTTTTATTTGTTTCCATTGCCTGGGCAGTTGATGTTCCCATATGGGTTAAAGCGGCTTTTGTGGGGACAATTTATCTGGATGTGATTGTAATTCAGTATTATGTGGTTCCATTTATGAAAAACCATACACTGGTAAGGGCTCCATGGAAACAATGGTTTCTTGACAGGGGCATAATCCCTTCATTTGATATCTTTACAATATATTTTTTAATATCTGTGTTTGCCTTATTGGGGAAATTAGACATTTTGGTCTATATAGTAATTGTCGGAAAAAACCTGGACTGGCTGTACCGGGTCTATGAATGCCGGAAATCAAAACTAATATACGGGGAAGAGTAG
- the glf gene encoding UDP-galactopyranose mutase, with product MFEYLIVGCGLSGVTCARLLAEKGKRVLIVDRRSHIGGNVFDSYNEHGILIHNYGPHIFHTNYKEVWDFLSRFTEWIYYQHRVLAFVNGKTVPMPINIDTVNMLYGTGYDSHTIGSFFARVGDSGREVANAEDMVISKVGHELYELFFRGYTIKQWDLEPKDLDKEVTARIPVRHNRDDRYFSDRYQGIPAQGYTKMAAKMLAHSNISILLNTDFKDIQDEINYSEMIFSGPIDYYFNYKYGRLPYRSLRFEFTTHNMEYYQPVGTVNYPNDYDFTRITEFKHFTSQKSDKTTIVKEYATSEGEPYYPIPKKENRELYQLYRQEAEKLENVRCIGRLGQYKYANMDIVVKDAMDLVMGGDVS from the coding sequence ATGTTTGAATATCTGATTGTGGGGTGTGGCTTGTCAGGGGTAACCTGTGCCAGGCTGCTTGCTGAAAAAGGAAAACGTGTCCTGATAGTTGACAGGAGAAGCCATATCGGGGGAAATGTGTTTGATTCTTACAATGAACACGGCATTTTAATTCATAATTACGGGCCCCATATTTTTCATACAAACTACAAAGAGGTCTGGGATTTTTTGTCCCGCTTTACAGAATGGATTTATTACCAGCATCGGGTGCTTGCTTTTGTTAATGGGAAAACGGTACCCATGCCTATCAACATAGATACTGTCAACATGCTGTATGGAACGGGGTATGACAGTCACACAATAGGCAGTTTTTTTGCCAGGGTAGGGGACAGCGGCAGGGAAGTAGCCAATGCCGAAGACATGGTCATCAGCAAGGTGGGACATGAGCTGTACGAACTCTTTTTCAGAGGCTACACGATAAAGCAATGGGATTTAGAGCCCAAAGACCTGGATAAGGAGGTCACCGCAAGAATTCCCGTCAGACACAACAGGGATGACAGGTATTTTAGCGACAGGTATCAGGGCATACCGGCACAGGGGTATACCAAAATGGCTGCAAAAATGCTGGCCCACAGTAATATTAGCATATTGCTGAACACGGATTTTAAGGATATTCAGGATGAAATTAATTATAGTGAAATGATTTTTTCCGGCCCTATTGATTATTATTTTAATTATAAATATGGCAGGCTGCCATACCGGTCTTTACGGTTTGAATTTACGACTCATAATATGGAGTATTACCAGCCTGTAGGCACAGTCAACTACCCCAATGATTATGATTTTACCAGGATAACGGAATTTAAACATTTCACAAGTCAGAAATCTGACAAGACAACAATCGTAAAGGAATATGCTACCTCAGAGGGGGAACCCTACTACCCAATCCCTAAAAAAGAGAACAGGGAATTGTATCAACTGTACCGTCAGGAAGCGGAGAAACTTGAAAATGTCCGGTGCATAGGAAGGCTGGGCCAGTATAAGTATGCCAATATGGATATAGTAGTCAAAGATGCCATGGATTTGGTTATGGGTGGAGATGTTTCATAA
- a CDS encoding glycosyltransferase family 2 protein, with protein MPKVSIIVLAYNNHNYLKQTLDSIEKQTYQDWEVIIINDGSTDATPEILHTYETKPKFTVYHQSNRGIPASMNRALNLVQGKYICKLDSDDYWEPSLLETLAPVIDNSSSDTGIVYCDSQRIDSEGKILVPRMVGFNNIMSDQPVKDLLFGLYFPESTFLYRREVFTSAGPYDERFSVGSVYDMFIRIADKYKYKYVDKKLGYYRTHPGCVTKNKERMMNNFGLIIDKNKKVFQKHGIDDDLVEKAISLCRPDKNGCYDCPSADLMARLMAYAKFFYLKNHVFPDSKNACIYGAGAGGRYSPEAAGYFGISVQGIYDSSYEKKGLNISGISVLHADEIYPGGQARILIMSEHADEIAAGLLKKGLRPETDFFKMF; from the coding sequence ATGCCTAAAGTAAGTATAATCGTGTTAGCCTACAACAACCATAACTATTTAAAGCAAACTCTTGACAGCATCGAAAAACAGACCTATCAGGATTGGGAAGTAATCATTATAAATGATGGCTCTACTGATGCCACTCCGGAAATCCTTCATACTTATGAAACAAAACCCAAGTTCACAGTATATCACCAATCTAACCGGGGAATTCCCGCTTCAATGAATAGAGCTTTAAATTTGGTTCAGGGGAAGTATATATGTAAACTTGATTCTGATGACTACTGGGAACCCAGCTTGCTTGAAACCCTGGCGCCTGTTATCGATAACAGCTCTTCTGACACAGGAATCGTATACTGTGATTCACAGAGGATTGACAGTGAGGGAAAAATACTTGTCCCAAGAATGGTAGGTTTTAATAATATAATGAGTGATCAGCCGGTTAAAGACCTCTTATTTGGACTCTATTTTCCGGAGAGCACCTTTTTGTACAGAAGAGAAGTATTTACTTCAGCCGGTCCTTATGATGAACGGTTTTCTGTTGGCTCGGTATATGACATGTTCATTAGGATTGCTGACAAATATAAGTATAAATATGTTGATAAAAAGCTGGGCTATTACAGGACCCATCCGGGATGTGTGACTAAAAACAAAGAAAGAATGATGAACAACTTTGGTTTGATCATTGATAAAAACAAAAAAGTTTTCCAAAAACACGGAATAGATGATGATCTGGTCGAAAAAGCAATTTCTCTATGCAGACCTGATAAAAACGGTTGCTATGATTGTCCGTCAGCAGATTTAATGGCAAGGTTAATGGCATATGCGAAGTTTTTTTACCTGAAGAATCATGTTTTTCCTGACTCTAAAAACGCCTGCATCTATGGCGCGGGTGCAGGCGGGAGATATTCCCCGGAAGCAGCAGGATATTTTGGAATATCTGTTCAGGGAATTTATGACAGCAGTTATGAAAAAAAAGGCCTTAACATATCAGGAATAAGTGTTTTACACGCTGATGAGATTTACCCCGGTGGACAAGCTAGGATATTGATTATGTCGGAACATGCAGATGAAATTGCTGCAGGATTACTGAAAAAAGGTCTGCGCCCTGAGACTGATTTCTTTAAAATGTTTTAA